DNA from Rhizobacter sp. J219:
CGGGCACGGTCGGGGCGTCGCCGGTGCAGAACATCGGGGCCTATGGCATCGAGCTGAAAGACCGCTTCGACTCGCTCGACGGGGTGGACCTGCTCACCGGGCGCACCGTGACCCTTGGTGCCGATATGTGCAAGTTCGGCTACCGCGACAGCGAGTTCAAGCACTCGCTCGCCGGCCGGGTGCTCATCACCCGGGTGCGTTTTCGCCTGCCCAAGCCCTGGCAGCCGGTGCTCGGCTACCTGGAGATCGAGCGCAAGATGAACGAGACCGGCATCGGCCGCCCGACGCCGCAGCAGGTCTACGACTGGATCATCGCGATCCGCCGCGCCAAGCTGCCCGACCCGGCGGTGGTGGGCAATGCCGGCAGTTTCTTCAAGAACCCGGTCGTCACGCCCGAGCAGTGCCGCGACATCATTGGCCGCGACCCGGAGATCGTCCACTACCCCATGCCCGATGGCACGATGAAGCTCGCCGCCGGCTGGATGATCGACGCCTGCGGCTGGAAGGGCAAAACGGTCGGTCGCGCCGGTGTCTACGAGAAGCAGGCGCTGGTGCTCGTCAACCGCGGCGGGGCGATCGGCTCGGAGGTGATGACACTCGCCCGGGCCATCCAGGAGAGCGTCTACGGTCGCTTCGGCATCCGGCTCGAGCCCGAGCCGGTGGTGGTGTAACCGCGTTCAGGCCGGCAGCGCCGACTCGGCGTACTGCTGCACGAACTCGCCGCTGGCCGGAATCGGCGTAATGACGTCGACCATCACCCCATCGGGCGCCTGCACGATGAAATGCCGCTGGCCGAAGGCCTCGTCGCGCAAGGGCAGCAAGACCTCCAGTCCCGCAGCGGTGAGCCGCTCGTATTCGGCGTCGACATCGTCCACCTCGAAATTGAGCAGGACGCCCGCGCCGGGTGCGCCTCGACCGGCCGCCGGGATGGTCTCGTGGCGCGCATCGAGGATGGCAAGGCTCACCTGCGCGCCGGCTTCGCGCGATTGCAGGTGCACGTACCAGTCGGCGGTGAACAGCGCCTCGAAGCCGAAGTGCTGCTGGTAGAAGCCGGCGGTGGCTGCCACGTTGCGGGTCATGAGGACGGGGTAGTAGCTGGTGATGGCCATGGCGATTTCTCCTGGGTGGGCGGAACGTTGGAAGGGATTCTGCAACAAACATACGTGCTGTATGTTTGTTGAAATTAACATACAGTCTGTACGTATGCAACCCACCCGCACCAACCCTGAACGCAGCGAGGCCACTCGCACGGCGCTGCTCGACGCGGCGCGCGCCCTCTTCGTGGCCCACGGCTACGGCGACACGGCCACGCCAGCGGTCTGCGCCGCCGCCGGCATGACACGCGGCGCGCTGTACCACCATTTCGTCGACAAGCGCGACCTCTTCCACGCGGTGGTGGCGCGCGAGGCGCAGGCGGTCGCTGCCGAGATCGAAGCGGCGGCGCCGGCCAATCTGCCGGCCGACCAGGCCCTGCTGGCGGGCGGTGATGCCTACCTGGAGGCGATGGCCGTGCCTGGCCGCGCAAGGCTGCTGCTGGTGGAAGGCCCAGCCGCACTGGGCCGCGAGGCGATGCAGGCGCTCGACGCCGCCAACGCGGAAGGCACGCTGCGTGCCGGCCTGGCGGCGGCGGGCGTCAAAGGGGTCGACCTCGATGTGCTGACGGGTTGGCTGTCGGCCGCCTTCGACCGCGCGGCGCTCGACCTGCAGGAGGGGCGCGATGCCACCGCGGTGCGGCGCACGCTGCGCTGGCTGCTGGGCCGCATCCTGCCCAGCGGCGCGCCACCGGCAAGAAGCTCGCGCCGGCCGCGCGCCTGACGCGGCTCAGGGCTTCGCGCCGGCCTCGTACCAGCGCTTCACCAGTGCCCGCTCGGCGTCCGTCATCTGCGTGGCGTTGTTGAGCGGCATGAGCTTCAACACCGACGACTGCTGGTAGACCGCCTGCGCATTGCGCACGATCAACTCGGGCGTGTGCAGCTGGATGGCCTTGTTGACCACCTGCTCGCTGTGGCACATCACGCAGCGCTCGGCCATCACCTTCTGCACCTCGGCAAAGGTCGCCGGCGGCGCACCGGCCGCCTGCTTCTCGGCCTGCGGCATCGTCGCGGTGACCATGCCCGCGAGCAGCACCACCCCCACCACGGCGTACCACCACGGCACCGGCTGCCCGGTCGCGTGCGCCTTGTGGCGCATCACGAACGACTGGCGGATCAGTGCGCCCGCCAGCATCATCACCACCAGCGTCACCCAGTTGTTGGGGCCGGTGTAGAGAAAGCCGTAGTGGTTGCTGATCATCGTGAACAGCACCGGCAGCGTGAAGTAGGTGTTGTGCACGCTGCGCTGCTTGCCGCGCTTGCCGTGGATCGGGTCGACCGGCTGGCCCGCACGCAGGGCCGCGACCACCTTGCGCTGGCCGGGGATGATCCAGAAGAAGACGTTGCCGCTCATGGTGGTGGCGAGCATCGCGCCCACCAGCAGGAAGGCCGCGCGCCCGGCGAAGAGCTGGCATGACAACCACGACGCAAACACGACGAAGACGGCCACCAGCACACCGACGATCGCATTGCCGTTCTTGCGCTGGCCGAAGACACGGCAGATGCCGTCGTAGATCAGCCAGAAGCCGACGAAGAAACCGAGCGCCGCGCTGATGGCAGCGGCCGGCGACCAGTCGTGCACGCTCCTGTCGATGAGAAAGCTGCTCGCGTTGAAGAGATAGAGCACGGTGAAGAGTGCGAAGCCGGTGAGCCAGGTCGAGTAGCTCTCCCACATCGACCAGTGCAGCCGCTCGGGCAGCACCGCGGGCGAGACCGGGTACTTCTGCTGGTGATAGAAACCGCCGCCGTGCACAGCCCACAGCTCACCGCCGATGCCCTTGTCACGGTCTTTGGTGTCTTCAGGCGGCGTGAGGCTGTTGTCGAGCGCGACGAAATAGAACGACGCGCCGATCCACGCCACGCCCGTGATGACGTGGGCCCAGCGCAGCAGAAAGTTGAGCCAGTCGAGCAGGTGCGAATCCACGCGTCAGCTTCCCCGGTAGGTGGAATAGGCCCAGGGGCTGGCGAGCAGGGGCACGTGGTAGTGCTGCAAGGGGTTGGCGAGGCCGAAGTCGATGGGCACGGCATCGACGAACGGCGGGTCGGGCAGGTTCACACCCCGCCCCTTGAAATAGGCCGCCACCTCGAAGACCAGGCGGTAAGTGCCGGTCTTGAACGTGGCGTCGTCGAGCAGCGGGGCGTCGGCGCGGCCGTCGTGGTTCAGCGCGAGCTGCTTGAGCAGCACCGGCTGGCCGCTCTCGACGCGGTACAGCGCCACCAGCATGCCCGCCGCAGGGCAGCCGTTCATGGTGTCGAGCACGTGGGTGGTGAGCTTGCCCATGGTGGCCTTCGATGTGGGTTGCAAGACGCGGAAAAGTGTATACAGTTTGGCGCACACCGCCTAGTGACCGACACCATGCCGCGCTCCCCTGCCAACCTGACTGCCCTCCGCCCGGCGGCGCGCGGCACGGCAGGCGCAGGCAAGAAGCAGGCCGCCTCCCGCAAGACGGGCAGCAAGACAGCCGGCGCCGCCGTCCCCGACGACGAGCTGCAAAACACCACCCGCCGCATCGCCGACTCGATCACCGCCGCCATCGTCGAGCGGCGCCTGATGCCCGGCACCAAGCTCGCCGAGCAGAAGATCGCCGACATCTTCAAGGTCTCGCGCACCATCGTGCGGCAGGCCCTGCACCAGTTGAGCCGCGACAAGCTGGTCACGCTCACGCAGGCGCGCGGCGCGCGTGTGGCGCAGCCGAGCGTCGACGAAGCGCGCCAGGTCTTCGAGGTGCGCCAGATGCTCGAAGCCGCGATGATCAAACGCGCTGCCGCCGAGCTGACCGAGCCGCAGATCGCACAACTGCGCCAGCACCTGCGCGACGAAGAAGCCGCCGTGCAACGCACCGACGTGCCCGGCCGCACCCACCTGCTGGCCGACTTCCATGTGGTGCTCGCGCGCATGCTCGGCAACGAGGCGCTGGCCGACATCTTGCGAGAGCTGGTGTCGAGAAGCTCGCTGATCTCGTTGATGTACCAGTCCGCCCATTCGGCCGAACACTCCTTTGCGGAGCACGTGGCGATCGTCGACGCGCTCGAAGCCCGCGATGCCCGCGCGGCGGTGAAGCTCATGCAAAGCCACTTGCACAATGTCGAGCGCAACCTGCGCCTGAACCCCCGGGTGCCGGACTTGCCGTCGGTGCTGCATGCCGGAGACCCCTCATGACCAGCGAACAGAGCTACCCGAGAGATCTGAAGGGCTACGGGCGTGATGTGCCCCATGCCCAGTGGCCCAACGGCGCACGGATCGCCGTGCAGTTCGTCCTCAACTACGAGGAAGGCGGCGAGAACAACCCGCTGCACGGCGACCCGACCAGCGAGACCTTCCTCTCCGAGCTGATCACGGCCCAGGCTTACGAGAGCCGGCACATGACCATCGAGTCGATGTACGAGTACGGCTCGCGCGTGGGCGTGTGGCGCATCCTGCGCGAGTTCGAGAAGCGCAAGCTGCCGATGACCATCTTCGCCGTGGGCATGGCGATGCAGCGCTACCCCGAGCTGCTCGCGTGCTTCATGGACAACGGCTACGAGATCGCCAACCACGGCCTGCGCTGGATCCACTATCAAAACCTGCCCGAGGCCACCGAGCGCCGCCACATCGAGCTCGGCACGCATGTCTTGAAGGACATGACCGGCGGTGCCTGGCCTCTGGGCTGGTACACGGGCCGCGACAGCCCCAACACGAGGCGCCTCGTGGTCGAGCATGGCGGCTACGAATACGACAGCGACTACTACGGCGACGACCTGCCCTTCTGGATGCCCGTCACCAAGAGCGACGGCAGCGTTTCGCAGCAGCTGGTCGTGCCCTACTCGCTCGACTGCAACGACATGCGTTTCGTGCAGACGCAGGGCTTCAACACCGGCGACCACTTCTTCACCTACCTGCGCGACAGCTTCGATGCGCTCTACGCCGAGGGCGAGGACGGTGATCAGAGAGGGGCGCCGAAGATGATGAGCATCGGCATGCACTGCCGCCTGCTCGGCAAGCCGGGGCGCATCGGCTCGCTGCAGCGGTTTCTCGACCATGTGCTCGCGCACGACAAGGTGTGGGTGTGCCGCCGCATCGACATCGCGCGGCACTGGAAGCAGCATCACCCGGCCCCAGCATGAGACTCACCCTGCAAGCGCTCAACGATGCACCGCCCGACGTGGCGCTGCAGATGCTGGCGGGCGTCTACGAACACTCGCCGTGGATCGCGGAGAAGGCGCTGGCACAGCGGCCGTTCAAGAGCCTCGCTGCGTTGAAGGTCTCACTGGCGCAAGCCGTGCGCGAGGCGTCGGCCGAGCAGCAGCTGGCGCTGATCCGCGCCCACCCCGAACTTGCCGGCAAGCTCGCCGAGCAAGGCCAGCTCACGGCGGAGTCGAGCCACGAGCAGCAGACCGCCGGACTCAAGGCCTGCTCGCCGGAAGAGCTGGCCGCGTTGCAGCGGCTCAACGCCGAGTACCTCGCCAAGTTCGGCTGGCCCTTCATCCTCGCGGTGCGCGGCCCGCGCGGCACCGGCCTCACGCGGCAGCAGATCATCGCCACCTTCGCGCGCCGGCTCGAAGGCCACGCCGACTTCGAGCGTGCGGAGTGCTTGCGCAACATCCACCGCATCGCCGAGCTGCGCCTGAACGACAAGTTCGGCGTCGAACCCCTGCTCGGCCACCAGGTCTGGGACTGCGCCGAGCTGCTCGCGCAGCACAGCGACGTCGACGACGCGCTCACCGTCACCTACCTCACGCCCGCCCACATCGCCTGCCAGCGCCAGCTCGCCTACTGGATGCGCGATTGCGGCTTCGACGAGGTGGAGATCGACGCCGTGGGCAACGTGGTGGGCATCTACCACGGCACCCAGGAGGAAGCGCCGCGCCTGCTCACCGGCAGCCACTTCGACACCGTGCGC
Protein-coding regions in this window:
- the murB gene encoding UDP-N-acetylmuramate dehydrogenase translates to MQIESGVSLKPYNTFGLPAVAQTLVRITGDADVRRVVDHADLGTAPKFILGGGSNIVLTRDMPQVVLKVEVMGRRIVEERANAWIVEAGAGENWHDFVTWTLAQGCPGLENLALIPGTVGASPVQNIGAYGIELKDRFDSLDGVDLLTGRTVTLGADMCKFGYRDSEFKHSLAGRVLITRVRFRLPKPWQPVLGYLEIERKMNETGIGRPTPQQVYDWIIAIRRAKLPDPAVVGNAGSFFKNPVVTPEQCRDIIGRDPEIVHYPMPDGTMKLAAGWMIDACGWKGKTVGRAGVYEKQALVLVNRGGAIGSEVMTLARAIQESVYGRFGIRLEPEPVVV
- a CDS encoding VOC family protein, whose protein sequence is MAITSYYPVLMTRNVAATAGFYQQHFGFEALFTADWYVHLQSREAGAQVSLAILDARHETIPAAGRGAPGAGVLLNFEVDDVDAEYERLTAAGLEVLLPLRDEAFGQRHFIVQAPDGVMVDVITPIPASGEFVQQYAESALPA
- a CDS encoding TetR/AcrR family transcriptional regulator → MQPTRTNPERSEATRTALLDAARALFVAHGYGDTATPAVCAAAGMTRGALYHHFVDKRDLFHAVVAREAQAVAAEIEAAAPANLPADQALLAGGDAYLEAMAVPGRARLLLVEGPAALGREAMQALDAANAEGTLRAGLAAAGVKGVDLDVLTGWLSAAFDRAALDLQEGRDATAVRRTLRWLLGRILPSGAPPARSSRRPRA
- a CDS encoding urate hydroxylase PuuD, producing MDSHLLDWLNFLLRWAHVITGVAWIGASFYFVALDNSLTPPEDTKDRDKGIGGELWAVHGGGFYHQQKYPVSPAVLPERLHWSMWESYSTWLTGFALFTVLYLFNASSFLIDRSVHDWSPAAAISAALGFFVGFWLIYDGICRVFGQRKNGNAIVGVLVAVFVVFASWLSCQLFAGRAAFLLVGAMLATTMSGNVFFWIIPGQRKVVAALRAGQPVDPIHGKRGKQRSVHNTYFTLPVLFTMISNHYGFLYTGPNNWVTLVVMMLAGALIRQSFVMRHKAHATGQPVPWWYAVVGVVLLAGMVTATMPQAEKQAAGAPPATFAEVQKVMAERCVMCHSEQVVNKAIQLHTPELIVRNAQAVYQQSSVLKLMPLNNATQMTDAERALVKRWYEAGAKP
- the uraH gene encoding hydroxyisourate hydrolase — encoded protein: MGKLTTHVLDTMNGCPAAGMLVALYRVESGQPVLLKQLALNHDGRADAPLLDDATFKTGTYRLVFEVAAYFKGRGVNLPDPPFVDAVPIDFGLANPLQHYHVPLLASPWAYSTYRGS
- a CDS encoding GntR family transcriptional regulator, whose product is MPRSPANLTALRPAARGTAGAGKKQAASRKTGSKTAGAAVPDDELQNTTRRIADSITAAIVERRLMPGTKLAEQKIADIFKVSRTIVRQALHQLSRDKLVTLTQARGARVAQPSVDEARQVFEVRQMLEAAMIKRAAAELTEPQIAQLRQHLRDEEAAVQRTDVPGRTHLLADFHVVLARMLGNEALADILRELVSRSSLISLMYQSAHSAEHSFAEHVAIVDALEARDARAAVKLMQSHLHNVERNLRLNPRVPDLPSVLHAGDPS
- the puuE gene encoding allantoinase PuuE; this translates as MTSEQSYPRDLKGYGRDVPHAQWPNGARIAVQFVLNYEEGGENNPLHGDPTSETFLSELITAQAYESRHMTIESMYEYGSRVGVWRILREFEKRKLPMTIFAVGMAMQRYPELLACFMDNGYEIANHGLRWIHYQNLPEATERRHIELGTHVLKDMTGGAWPLGWYTGRDSPNTRRLVVEHGGYEYDSDYYGDDLPFWMPVTKSDGSVSQQLVVPYSLDCNDMRFVQTQGFNTGDHFFTYLRDSFDALYAEGEDGDQRGAPKMMSIGMHCRLLGKPGRIGSLQRFLDHVLAHDKVWVCRRIDIARHWKQHHPAPA